The following proteins are co-located in the bacterium genome:
- a CDS encoding TetR/AcrR family transcriptional regulator: MPAPRKERERTLRREVLIEAAERVFGRKPFDEATMQEVAREAEIGMQGLYEQFPSKQELYERMLVHGAELFRGAVDEALAEVADPAGQLRAVAAAYFRVLRDRPVFLPIYLKERVQFEWGFQSRFAEQLSPIYSSERSR, translated from the coding sequence ATGCCGGCGCCGAGGAAGGAACGCGAACGCACGCTGCGGCGGGAAGTGCTGATCGAGGCCGCGGAGCGCGTCTTCGGGCGCAAGCCGTTCGACGAAGCGACGATGCAGGAAGTCGCCCGCGAAGCCGAGATCGGCATGCAGGGGCTGTACGAGCAGTTTCCGTCGAAGCAGGAGCTCTACGAGCGGATGCTGGTCCACGGCGCGGAGCTGTTCCGCGGCGCGGTGGACGAGGCGCTGGCCGAAGTCGCCGACCCGGCGGGGCAGCTGCGCGCGGTGGCCGCCGCGTACTTCCGCGTGCTGCGCGACCGGCCGGTCTTCCTGCCGATCTACCTCAAGGAGCGCGTGCAGTTCGAGTGGGGGTTCCAGTCGCGGTTCGCCGAGCAGCTTTCGCCGATCTACTCGTCGGAGCGCTCGCG